ACATGGATAAATTAGTTCTGCATATTATTACTACATGTAGATAACTAATTAAATAAGTTCTTCActcataattatatatatatatatatatataaattttctaCATATATCTTATGCTTGTCTACGCCTCTTCGTTGTGGGGCCGCCGAGGGTGGCAGCATGGCTAATGGCAATGATACCGGTGGCACCACTGTCATCGTCATCACCGGAGTCACCGAAGGCGGAGTCAGCATCGGCTCCCTCCTCATCCCTTCATCCTCGTCGGCGCCTTCCTTATCATCGTCTTCCTACTCAACAGATGTTGAGGTGGAAGATCTCGCTCGTACCCTGTCACGGGCACACTAGCcttatatgtgattttagtaattaataataatacttacggactaacaattatattgagaattattagtagatTATTCCATATGTGATGTATGGAGAAGAGATATACATTAAGATAGATGGGATCTAAGTGATGCTCAGGTAAGtcaatgataatacctatagactaacaattatgttgagaatttttattaagttattccataggagatgcataaatgataaaGCATGAATTAGTTGATAAATACCATGAGTTCAAataattgcatcaaagtcattgaaatcttaatgatgctcataagaagaagaagaagcttgaagaataaagactaagttacttgtgaaaatcaactaaagatatgccattgtcaatagagttttatggactaactcgtgTGCTATGTGATTGAAAATAACTGGAGTTAGGTTGCATTGAAGAATAACAAtaagcatgaaggctaagttacttgtggagatcaagtaacttaaggtataaagttattTGTGGACTAAACTATGTattttgtgcttaagagtgatTTGGGGGTTAGGacccataagaagacataagttgaattgaaatccaatATTTGATAtagtgaattcattgaagatgtcgaGTACAAagttattttctattataaGATAGTGAAGGGCCAGCAAGACTTgcctgcgatggaccatccatggtgaagggtaagcaaatggcttgatgccgaaggaccaaggcggtagtgaagagcgagtgaagactTTGCGCCAATATCATGCAAGGCCATGGAAAGCTACGTGTGATTCACATTAATCACATGAATAATCAAGAAGATATGAAGTGAAGATGGTATAAAAGTTAgcaaccctctaagtttgaagtAAAGAAGCGATACTTGAagtattcaaatgctcaaagtggttcaaacgtgttttatctttgaatttaagtataggtttaccgcactattaagagggatgcaacataaAGCTATTTGCTATATCTCAGTTCTCAAGAGTATCTAACCAACTCAAAGTGAACACCCACGAACATCGGGTAGTTCTAACTTGAGTGTTTGCTTTAGAAGTTTTGTGctgaaagtgtggaagtgtccgaatcgggttttagagtgttcctacttttgatcaaatgtgtttgagatcgTAATTTCaattgggatgtgtagccctctgaataagctttccatagagttcaAAATTGGACCTCAGGATCAATAATTATCGTCATTTTTCAGAGGGTCAGTTGTGGTGAATCCAGAAGTTCCGGGTTaactcggaagttccggatGAATTTCGAGTTGGAGTTCTCAGTTGTGATTTGAAGTTTTAATCCAGAAGTTCCAGATTGAACACAAAAGTTCCGAGTTGGGGTTCTATGTCgtggtttgaagtttcaatccGAAAGTTTCGGATTGAATCCAGAAGTATCGGATTGTACTGACTTTTGGacataacagctagttttggggggttgagtataaatacccactcaccCCTTTTGAGGGGGTTGCTGCTTGGGCatgaaagaaaaaccttctagagccaaaagaaactctccccactccaatctagtgtgagatttgagaagaagagtgagttgggttgagataTTGTaagtttgagtgcaagtgagcatagctcccatcttgagcacttgagtcatCGGCAAATAAGTTCATCGTCGTATTTATTACTCTTAGAGTTTGAAGCTCCTAGGCACCAAGGCGGTGCCGGCGAGCACCAAGGTTGTGAAGTACCgcaggaagtttgtgaaggctttgatttcacctccgtaagggaagaaatcaagagtggaagctaagctcaagtgtgaccgagttTGGAGAGAAAAAGAGTTGAGAGGGAACCGGCTTAAGTATGACcaagcccctcaacggagacgtaggaaacTCTAGGTGAGGTGTCCGAACTTTAGAAAACAAATCATATGTCTCATCTcttattttcttgttcttgatttctGGTTCactatttgtgcatattgctcaatctacttgttcatatgaaattgattgtagATTCTTTGTGGATCTATTTAGAATCATCCTTTGGAACACATGACTTCATTTGATTTGATCTAGAACTCATTGGGCGTactttaatttcaattttgagTCATTTCTCTGTctgaacccggaagttccgggttaatctggaacttttgatgaacagtaatttcaaaATTTTTAATTAGAGTTTTGTTGTATACCTTGCTAGATTTAGATAATCTTTGTcacaccttaggattgtaactttcacacatATTTAGTGTGTTTGTGCACTAATTGAGACTagtatatttagttttttcacttgtgaaaaatacgttagtttattttccgttACAAGTTTAGATCAACGGTAAAATAAGATGAAGTTTTGTTAAATCATCTATTCACCTTCATCTCTAGATGACATCATTTTTCTTTCAGCATCCTGGTCTGTAGCCACATGCTCTTCATGCAGAGCATGCGTGATAGCAGGGTCATTGGTGGTGGCTATGGCATCCTCTTTTATGGCCTCCTTCTTGGTCTCATTGTCCTGCCCACGTCTAGTTTGGCCTCTCAAACCGACGATGGTTGATTGTTTGGAGAGGGTGGTTGCTGGGAAAATGAATCGTTTGGAGAGGGTGTCTGCTGGGAAAATGAATCCATTATTGGTAGTTGAAAGTGAAAAACGGGACGAGAACAGCAAGAAGGAAGTGAGTGACAGAGAAAGAGATTAAACGGCTGGCTCTTTGTATTCCATACGGTTTTAAATTCACACAACCATATGCGATAAACGGTTTCGAATTTGAACCCGTGACTCAAAATCTAGGGAACAACACCATGCTCCCAAAGCACAAGTAGTCAGCCCAACCACAGGAGGCGCCATGTCCACAGGCTAGGGCCCGTGCAGGACTAGATGGGCCAAGCCTGGCATCTCAGCACGCAACCCACCACGGAGGCACGGAGCCACACGACATACAGAAGCCAAGCCGTCCCATGCCTGGAGTCGACCGTCTATGGCGCCTAGCACGATGGAGCCAATGAGCCTGGGCTGCTACTCAGATGAGGATCCAACACCGAGACAAGCATCATGCAGGCCAATCCGACAACCCGCAGGGATGCGGCCGACGTGGATACCCTGACCTCCCGAGTAGCCCACGCCATTTAATTATTACTCCAATAATATAGAGTACTCGACTTAGCTCATACCTCCATCAATCACCTTTGAGATTCCTATGAGTGAGCGGCCAACGGTCACGATCATCTCTTCCTACTCCTCTTAATATCTCCCAGCAGTTCTGCcagtctcctcctcctcacggcAGGTAGATCAGCGGGGATGTCGCCGGCCCAGGTGGTAGGGGACTGGCCGTGGAACGAGTCGGAGTAGGGACATTCTtgttaaaattaattttggttCTATCTCTAACAAAACGGATCTAGAAATAAGGGAAGGTTTGTCCCCACTTCATATCAGATAAGGGTGTAATCAACCTATTGGTTATGGTCCTATTCTACATAAGACTATATAAAGAGGGCTTACGTCGGGTCACTAGTGCTATCGATCACACGAGACCAACACACATCCTTACACACCTAAACCTTAGATTGATAATCTTGGATGTTACAGTGAGTGAAGATCACCATTAGAGTATCACTATCTGTATCACGCCAACGCCCCACTACATCATCTGTGCAACAACGTCGATAGCCGACACTACACCAACTCATCAACACCGACAAACTTTGGTGTAACATCCTCACCAATATAAACATGTACATCTCAACCTACCCCGAGGCACTAATCACGTTTAATAGCCGTGCAAGGATCCGATAATGTATTCATGCTTCCGCTCTAGTGATCACGTGCTAGGGCTGTTGAATTACGCTAATTAGATGCAAATTTAAGTTAGCAGTCCTGCCCGAAAAGGTTAAGAACGTCCCAGGAAGCCAGGAAGAGGCCGCAGCGGTCGAGGACGGTGGGCGGCGCAACAGCGGGATCGTCGCTGGCTGCGGTCGGTGGAAGTTGATGTGCTGGCTGCTGCAGAGTGATGGGACCGTGGGGCAGCGGCGTGGACGGCAAGAAGGGTGCCACGCGTGGAGAAGATGACTGACTACCCAGAAATGGGCCGTGGGATGACCTTTCGCGGTAGAAATGGGTTTACCTCTTTGTTGCAGCGGGAACGAACGGGAACGGCCGCGCCTCACCTACTCTCTGCCAAGCTGTACATGCAGGCGGGGCCCTAGTGCATGTGACGGCAATAATGTAGAGTAATATTTAGTGTCAGTTCGACCTGGCACGGCTGCCTGGGAGAGAGTGCGATCGGGGGCCGTGCCAGCATGCAAGCTTGTCGCTGGGGCCTGGGAGAGAGTGGATCGGGGACCGTGCAATAATAATTTGGCCAGCTCCGCAACGGTAGTTCTGTCGGACTACCTAGTGTGTGTTTTGCTTTGTGGTTTGAGTGTATGAAAACTGAGCGGCGCGGCACTTGAGGTGTGGTATGAGTAATCGGGCAAGAGTTCAAGTGTATAAAACGAACCTATATATTCCTATATATCGACGTCGGAATCAGTAAAGCTTGTTGGACAATAGTATTTATTAATCTTTAAAGAAATCGGTAGAAGTTCTGCcaattatatattaataaagtataaaaaaaatacaaagtcTTTAAgagattaaaaagaaaaatgataaCCAActaaagatgcaaaataaaaaatgctagCTCTTGGCTCTCGCAAGTCACCATGCTTAGGATGATCTTTGTATTCTCGTGTTGTTGAAAGATATACTCATTTCTCTTGTTTCATAGCCCCTATATTGTAAGGATAATCAAAGATCTAATGGCCTTAGATGTCACACATTACAGAGATCCTATTGTAGTCCGTTATTTCTTTATTGTATCAAAGATATCCCATATCATTATGCAGTTAGTCTTCATAGTACACCAAGTGCATATAGTCTTCCACACGCGCCTGGAGAATCTATAGTGTGCGAAAATATGGATTGTCGACTCATCTACAATTCTGCATAGAGGACAAGTCTTCTAGTTCGATCATCCTCTCATTATGAGCCTGTCCGTAGTCCAAATTTGATTTTGGAATGAAAGTCGCGAGAAAAACTTGCACTTTAGTGGTGCCCAAATAGCCCAAATCATGTGCTCTATTTCCGAGGATGTCGATCCTAGAAACTATGCTTCGTAAGTTGAGGCGAGAATATATTTTCCATGAGGGGTGAGGTAGTAGTGAAATTAAGGCGACAATATACCTTCTATGAGGGGTGGGGTAGGTAGTATTTGGGGATTTCAAAGTTAATCGGTGCTTCAAGTTTTGAGGGAGGTGGTCGGACCAGTGATAGGTGGTGGTGTGACGAGATGATGGTGGCGTCATAGAGCTGAGGGGGGTAGTAGGTAGGTAGTGGGAGGGGTTAGCGACAGGGGCGAGAAAAATAGAGTGATTAGCGTGATGATGGGTGGTGGACGTGGATCTAGCGGTGAGCATATTGTCGGAGACGGTGAAGGCGAACGGTAGGTGAGGGCATTGAAGGAGGTGTCATGAGGTTGAAGATGGCCAGGAGGTTAAAGAAGGAACGATACGCTTACGATTTTGATCGGACAGCTCTCGTTCGTCGTCGGAGAGAAGGCTAAGAATCATGTGATTTTTAGCATCTCCCTTATTTTGATGTGCCGTGAACATGCTACAAGCTTGTCCAAGTGGGAGAATACAAAATTATTACTACTTACAAGTGACCAACAAAGGGGCAACCAAGTCCAGTTCCTCAGTTCTCTCTGCAGCCTGCTCCTCGCTAGCCTCCATCTTCTTTTGCGCCTTCTCGCTGTAGAAGTAGGAGACAAAGCCCCAAAGGGAGAGCACAAGGGCGATGCCCTTCAACCCATCAAACTTCTCGTGGAGGAAGATGACGGCGAGGACCTCAGAGAGCGGTAGCAGAACGGCGAACATGATGCCGGCAAGGAGCGACGAGGAGTAGATGATGAGTCCCATGAGTCCCAGGtttaaaagctgaaacaaaacGGCTTCAAAGATGAGCACCAGGTAGTAGTTGGTTTTGCCGAGCCCGAACCTGGCTGCCTCCCTTGGCATCGCCTGGAAATCGCCCGTGATGGCTATGCCGACCAGGCACACCATCGTGCCGGCCGCGCCCATCATGGCCTGTACCTGCATTACCGTTGCGTACGGTGGAGGGACTCTCGCGGCGGATCCGCTCCGGCGCCCGTATTTGGACACGGCGACCTCGAGGAGCGGCAGCACGAGCCCAGCCAGCGCGGATGCAACGATGGCCTCGCAGAACCCTGCCCAGTACGTCCTCGAGGCCTCGCCAACCGGCTTTCCGGACGACTGCCCGACGCTGAGCACCGCCGGGCCGATGGTGAGCAGGACAACCGCGTTGGCCGAGAAGGGCGTGAACCGGATCCCGACGAACAGGAACGCGAACACCGCGTTGAAGGCGAGTTGTGTCGCCTGCAGCAGCGAAGATGTGGACAGAGGCAGCGCCTGCGACCCCAGCGAGAATGCGAAGCATGCCACGGCGAAGAGCCCCCCGAGGACGGCCACGGTGCCGGCGAGGCGAGGCAGGAGGAGGTGGTTGGCGATACCGTCGTCCTTGCGTCTACGGAATAGGGAGACGCAAAtgggcaggaggaggagaggccAGCCGGAGAGCTGGACAATGGTGGAAAGCCACAGGCACTGCCCCCCGTGGACGAAGTAGACACGGAGGAGGAGTggtccgccggcgccgaggaggaCAAGGCAGGCGCTGAATATGACCAGCGGCGACGGCCAGTAGCGCGGCAGCGTGGTGCTTGCCGCCGTTGGCGCATTGCTGATTTCTTGCATGGAATGAATGATACTAGCAACCTTTGTGCTGGCCATAAGATATGGGTGGACTCAACTCTGCTGATGCTATGTCTCAAATAGTCTTTAGCTTACGAGTCTGGGGGCTCTGCCTCTGCTTGAAGGATCTCTCAGATGGTAAAAGCATAAGATCTCATGGGGGAAAATGTAAGCACCCGTACGGCCGTACCCGCGGTGTTCACGTTGGGTTCTCGGCCGAGTGCATGTGTCACAAGCTCCGGAATCCGTGGGCTCGCTAGGTCACGGGCTGTCGAGATCTGTCCAATGATTGTGGGCCTCCACAGGCCATATGCCAAGATTGTTGGATCGCACATGCTCGGTCCAGTTCAGCTCAACGTGGGAACTCGCTACCTGGCGTGCGCGTCGGCTACCTCACCTCCTCCCCAGTTCTTGTCGTGCCCGCTATATCTTTTTTAATAAAGTAAATTTTATTTCATAAGATAATAAAAACTAGCAATGCGACACATGCTAATAGCATTTCTAGCTTGGATGCA
The nucleotide sequence above comes from Phragmites australis chromosome 4, lpPhrAust1.1, whole genome shotgun sequence. Encoded proteins:
- the LOC133916813 gene encoding purine permease 3-like; protein product: MASTKVASIIHSMQEISNAPTAASTTLPRYWPSPLVIFSACLVLLGAGGPLLLRVYFVHGGQCLWLSTIVQLSGWPLLLLPICVSLFRRRKDDGIANHLLLPRLAGTVAVLGGLFAVACFAFSLGSQALPLSTSSLLQATQLAFNAVFAFLFVGIRFTPFSANAVVLLTIGPAVLSVGQSSGKPVGEASRTYWAGFCEAIVASALAGLVLPLLEVAVSKYGRRSGSAARVPPPYATVMQVQAMMGAAGTMVCLVGIAITGDFQAMPREAARFGLGKTNYYLVLIFEAVLFQLLNLGLMGLIIYSSSLLAGIMFAVLLPLSEVLAVIFLHEKFDGLKGIALVLSLWGFVSYFYSEKAQKKMEASEEQAAERTEELDLVAPLLVTCK